A single Haloglycomyces albus DSM 45210 DNA region contains:
- a CDS encoding WXG100 family type VII secretion target: MSENPLVASADEKDGIDGTGFGLWEDYTGVRDAISDGTWIDVTLAGVGAALDAGSLAIDPIGTLASMGISWLMEQVEPLSEILDWLTGDPDLVGSHAQTWSNVANELYLIGESLQTSVDSGASAWNGEGSDGYKEMQSFNVEYAGLLGAMAETLKEATEGAGTLVQITRELVRDLIADAVATLMIRVPEWLLEISVTVGVGTGWVIGKVVALVVKWVGTAFGFVSALISSIQALSKIMG, from the coding sequence ATGAGCGAGAACCCATTGGTTGCCTCCGCCGATGAAAAGGACGGCATCGACGGCACCGGCTTCGGTCTCTGGGAGGACTACACGGGAGTAAGAGATGCGATCTCCGATGGCACATGGATTGATGTAACGCTAGCCGGTGTCGGGGCGGCCTTGGACGCTGGTTCATTGGCCATAGATCCCATAGGAACGCTCGCCTCGATGGGCATCTCGTGGCTTATGGAACAGGTTGAGCCGTTGAGCGAGATTCTCGACTGGCTGACCGGAGATCCCGATCTAGTCGGTTCGCATGCGCAGACCTGGTCCAACGTTGCCAACGAGCTTTATCTCATCGGAGAGTCATTGCAGACTTCAGTCGACTCCGGAGCCTCGGCCTGGAATGGTGAGGGTTCTGACGGCTATAAGGAAATGCAGTCCTTCAACGTCGAATATGCGGGACTTCTCGGGGCAATGGCGGAGACTTTGAAGGAAGCCACTGAAGGTGCGGGAACTCTTGTCCAAATTACCAGAGAGCTGGTCCGAGACCTGATTGCGGATGCCGTCGCCACACTCATGATCCGTGTTCCAGAATGGCTGCTCGAGATCTCCGTCACGGTGGGCGTCGGGACTGGGTGGGTGATCGGAAAAGTAGTCGCTCTTGTTGTGAAGTGGGTCGGCACGGCCTTCGGATTCGTTTCGGCTTTGATCTCGTCGATCCAGGCCCTGAGTAAGATCATGGGATGA
- a CDS encoding WXG100 family type VII secretion target — protein sequence MTDGFNVDPDELDDHSSKIKGLAEEVAPVLSAADTVVQDDEAYGLFCEWLPSLLESKQEQFKDLVSGFKENLEAHSRNLGDVAAGYRETDQIVSESLQKIMSELEG from the coding sequence ATGACGGATGGATTCAACGTCGACCCGGACGAACTGGATGATCACAGTTCTAAAATCAAGGGCCTGGCAGAAGAAGTGGCCCCTGTTCTCAGCGCCGCAGACACTGTAGTTCAGGATGATGAGGCTTACGGCCTGTTTTGCGAGTGGCTTCCATCGCTTCTCGAATCGAAGCAAGAGCAGTTCAAAGATCTGGTTTCCGGATTCAAGGAGAATCTGGAGGCGCATTCCCGAAATCTGGGTGATGTGGCTGCAGGTTATCGAGAGACCGACCAAATCGTGAGCGAGAGCCTGCAGAAGATCATGTCTGAGTTGGAGGGATGA
- a CDS encoding YbaB/EbfC family nucleoid-associated protein, whose amino-acid sequence MQQRRIMIMSETHKLKIPDHTPTHSKENLVIDNGESARRRLEEWRDRSLARLHQTQEVAESLQQLTGEGSDLNGNVTVKVNSSGELLDVSMGSAVQRQSAEHTARQVKDAYEAARTRLAEQVREQVQETLGADSETAQAFLRNS is encoded by the coding sequence TTGCAGCAGCGCCGCATCATGATAATGAGTGAAACTCACAAGCTGAAAATTCCCGACCACACACCCACCCACTCGAAGGAGAATCTCGTGATTGACAACGGTGAATCGGCAAGGCGTCGCCTTGAAGAATGGCGCGACCGGTCTCTAGCGCGGCTACATCAGACCCAAGAGGTGGCGGAGTCATTGCAGCAGCTAACGGGAGAGGGCAGTGATTTGAACGGCAACGTGACCGTCAAGGTGAACTCTTCCGGAGAGCTCCTCGACGTTTCCATGGGGTCGGCTGTCCAGCGACAGTCTGCTGAGCATACGGCACGTCAGGTAAAAGATGCTTACGAGGCGGCCCGCACTCGACTTGCAGAGCAAGTGCGTGAGCAAGTGCAGGAAACCCTTGGCGCTGACTCTGAAACCGCTCAGGCGTTTCTTCGTAACTCGTGA
- a CDS encoding A/G-specific adenine glycosylase, giving the protein MSKNPPEESPGTWPANALLPWFDRHQRADLPWRHPGTGAWGVLVSEVMSQQTPVRRVVPSWEAWMERWPEPADLAEASGPDILTMWGRLGYPRRALRLRDCAAAIVEHHGGVVPKDPEQLRKLPGIGTYTAAAVAVFAYGQRYPVVDTNVRRVVARLKGKPDSGKATSQADLDATEELLPEDQATAAKLSIALMELGALVCRAKEADCAACPLVDDCGFAFQEIPAGPSRKRQKYVGTNRHVRGNLIELLRQQAPRQRQELDMAWNNEVMVSEALAQLIDDGLVETDTEGLFHLGS; this is encoded by the coding sequence ATGTCGAAAAATCCACCGGAGGAGTCACCGGGCACGTGGCCGGCCAATGCTCTACTACCTTGGTTCGATCGCCATCAACGAGCCGACCTGCCCTGGCGTCATCCGGGAACCGGGGCCTGGGGAGTTCTGGTGTCGGAGGTGATGAGCCAGCAGACCCCGGTGCGTCGTGTCGTACCAAGTTGGGAAGCCTGGATGGAGCGCTGGCCCGAACCCGCCGACCTGGCCGAGGCGTCGGGCCCGGACATTCTCACCATGTGGGGGCGGCTGGGCTATCCACGTCGCGCGCTACGCTTGCGCGACTGTGCCGCCGCGATCGTGGAGCACCACGGCGGGGTGGTGCCGAAGGACCCCGAACAACTACGCAAGCTTCCAGGTATCGGCACCTACACGGCGGCGGCCGTGGCCGTCTTCGCCTACGGGCAGCGCTACCCAGTGGTGGACACGAACGTAAGGCGGGTGGTCGCTCGACTCAAAGGCAAGCCCGACTCCGGCAAGGCCACCTCGCAGGCCGACTTGGACGCCACGGAAGAACTGCTTCCCGAGGACCAGGCGACCGCCGCGAAGCTGTCCATCGCCCTGATGGAACTGGGTGCGCTGGTCTGTCGCGCCAAAGAGGCCGACTGCGCGGCCTGTCCCCTAGTGGATGACTGTGGATTCGCCTTCCAGGAGATTCCAGCCGGACCGAGCCGGAAACGCCAGAAATACGTCGGCACGAATCGGCACGTGCGCGGTAACCTCATTGAACTGCTGCGCCAGCAGGCTCCACGGCAGCGCCAGGAATTGGACATGGCATGGAACAACGAGGTCATGGTGTCGGAAGCTCTGGCCCAATTGATCGACGACGGCTTGGTGGAAACCGATACCGAAGGACTTTTTCACCTCGGATCATGA
- a CDS encoding helix-turn-helix domain-containing protein yields the protein MYPPESDNRLPQEFLSKIHEIRNSALDLTSRQKQVLLLVSQGLSDRQIAHRLGLTLNTVQNYNRDIRTRLGVQSRAVLAIVGYVASDSGQCDRYST from the coding sequence TTGTACCCCCCCGAATCCGATAACCGATTGCCTCAAGAGTTTCTTAGTAAGATTCATGAGATTCGCAATTCTGCACTCGATCTGACTAGTAGACAGAAACAGGTGCTACTCTTGGTTTCACAAGGTCTTTCTGACCGTCAGATTGCACACAGGCTTGGACTTACTTTGAATACGGTTCAGAATTACAATCGTGATATCAGAACGCGCCTTGGAGTCCAGTCTCGAGCAGTTCTAGCAATAGTTGGCTACGTGGCGAGTGACTCTGGACAATGTGATAGGTACTCAACGTGA
- a CDS encoding efflux RND transporter periplasmic adaptor subunit, whose translation MNINKNRIALAMLMVALVGTTTAAWYFASKARTVDQIAAEASPPDDSIVGVEIEQGQLVDVESLAGTLERTGNVKIEGPSSVSETSKAIVSGVPVKKGDAVKNGSLLLEISGRPVFTLQGEVSTYRDYVEGETRGDDVRQLQSALSRLYGTPITGTFDAETASAVRKLYGAWGYNTITADSADSRSEQDVNDSDTQDGSQARNSNSESRIVVPAGEIQFIPSFPMKVSQVHASTNDPSGESPALTLSSGDWHVAFKLPKSLAEDIKQTGNSWTYEFVSNNIKDVSPGDYTMKMREVDSQSHDASKNDKQATTPFLIFDLKMDDVPEGSMAGDKVILDIIKERSANNALIVPVSALWSNGEKTFVTVIDNNKVESRQVQVTPTISNDGRTVIKPINGSLLPTETVAVGKLDRKE comes from the coding sequence ATGAATATCAATAAGAATCGGATAGCACTTGCTATGCTTATGGTGGCGCTTGTCGGCACGACGACTGCAGCTTGGTACTTTGCTAGCAAGGCCCGCACAGTCGATCAGATTGCGGCTGAAGCTTCGCCTCCTGACGACAGTATAGTTGGCGTAGAAATTGAACAGGGCCAACTCGTAGACGTTGAATCCCTAGCTGGAACTCTCGAACGGACAGGCAATGTCAAAATCGAAGGACCCAGTTCTGTATCCGAAACTTCTAAAGCAATTGTCTCAGGTGTCCCAGTCAAAAAAGGCGATGCTGTTAAAAACGGCTCATTGCTATTGGAAATATCAGGAAGACCGGTCTTTACTCTACAGGGGGAAGTCTCGACATACAGAGACTACGTCGAGGGGGAGACTAGAGGCGATGATGTCCGACAATTGCAATCAGCACTATCTCGGCTTTATGGCACACCAATTACTGGCACCTTCGATGCAGAAACAGCATCTGCTGTTAGAAAACTCTATGGTGCATGGGGATACAACACTATTACTGCCGACAGTGCAGACTCTAGATCAGAGCAAGATGTAAATGATAGTGACACACAAGATGGTTCGCAAGCTCGGAATTCTAATTCAGAATCTCGGATTGTTGTTCCTGCCGGGGAAATTCAATTTATCCCTTCCTTTCCAATGAAGGTTAGTCAAGTTCACGCATCCACCAATGATCCTTCCGGTGAGTCCCCGGCCCTGACTCTTTCATCTGGCGATTGGCACGTTGCCTTCAAGCTTCCGAAATCCCTGGCAGAGGATATTAAACAAACCGGAAATAGTTGGACGTATGAATTCGTTAGCAACAATATTAAAGATGTTAGTCCCGGCGATTATACAATGAAAATGAGGGAGGTCGACTCGCAGTCTCATGACGCATCCAAGAATGACAAGCAAGCTACCACGCCGTTCCTCATATTTGATCTTAAAATGGACGATGTGCCAGAAGGCTCGATGGCCGGAGATAAAGTAATTCTCGATATTATAAAGGAACGCAGTGCTAATAACGCACTGATTGTTCCGGTTTCCGCGCTCTGGAGCAATGGTGAAAAGACATTTGTGACCGTCATCGACAACAATAAGGTAGAGTCTCGACAGGTTCAGGTCACTCCGACGATTAGCAATGATGGACGCACGGTCATCAAACCGATTAATGGATCTCTCCTTCCGACTGAAACCGTAGCGGTTGGAAAATTGGATCGCAAAGAATGA
- a CDS encoding ABC transporter permease: MIRSHRKFEKRSRFIGTCTGIALEASQSIRGRAIRTWLTALGIALGIAATVATVGLSSTAANAISDRFNEVEARSITVSYSETLRDQGHAPTIESTQRVRDINGVEQAGIYCESTSEVPVSRTNEANSRFNHKIYSSEPETLIAFGVEILEGGYFDRGHLNRNDNIALIDSMIADELGYSSLEGAPVIYVDGIEYAIGGVFESTGQSSKFDGTVVVPPTHCLRASEEFNPASIYVRTDLGAADKVLESVAVAAFPEAPGKLDIASPIGLDKLRSGVTGEMKWLVIAMAIVSLVIGAVSVSNTSLVAVMERRGEIGLRRAVGASRIAVAAQFLFEAAITGILGGITGTILGINAVAGVALLRDWQLVFNPALLAAGPGLGAAVGIVAGMYPAWRASKIAPAVALRT; this comes from the coding sequence ATGATTCGTTCACATAGAAAGTTTGAAAAGAGAAGTCGATTCATTGGGACCTGCACAGGAATTGCACTTGAGGCGAGCCAGTCCATTCGTGGTAGAGCCATCCGAACTTGGTTGACAGCCCTCGGGATCGCCCTTGGAATAGCAGCTACTGTCGCCACCGTTGGACTATCATCAACAGCTGCCAACGCCATCAGCGACCGGTTCAATGAGGTTGAAGCCCGGTCGATTACCGTTTCCTATTCTGAAACGCTTCGTGACCAGGGGCATGCTCCTACTATCGAGTCGACGCAACGTGTTAGAGACATTAATGGCGTCGAACAAGCCGGCATATACTGTGAGTCCACTAGCGAGGTTCCAGTGTCCCGGACGAATGAAGCAAATAGTAGGTTTAATCATAAGATCTACAGTTCGGAACCAGAAACACTGATTGCTTTCGGAGTCGAAATACTTGAGGGCGGATATTTTGATCGTGGCCACCTGAATAGAAATGATAACATTGCGTTGATAGATTCCATGATTGCAGATGAATTGGGCTACTCTTCCCTCGAAGGTGCCCCAGTAATTTATGTCGATGGAATTGAATATGCAATTGGCGGAGTTTTCGAATCTACTGGCCAATCGTCAAAGTTTGATGGAACTGTCGTTGTCCCGCCAACGCACTGTTTGAGAGCCTCCGAAGAGTTCAATCCTGCTTCCATCTATGTACGAACCGATCTCGGCGCTGCGGATAAGGTTCTCGAATCCGTGGCTGTGGCTGCATTCCCAGAGGCACCGGGGAAATTGGACATCGCAAGCCCGATCGGTCTAGATAAGCTTCGAAGTGGTGTTACCGGAGAGATGAAGTGGCTCGTCATTGCAATGGCAATCGTCTCATTGGTAATTGGGGCCGTATCAGTATCCAATACTTCGCTCGTAGCTGTAATGGAACGTCGAGGCGAAATTGGCCTTCGTAGAGCCGTTGGAGCAAGTCGTATTGCTGTGGCCGCTCAATTTCTATTCGAGGCTGCGATTACTGGAATCCTAGGTGGAATTACTGGGACAATACTTGGAATAAATGCGGTAGCAGGCGTGGCCCTGCTACGTGATTGGCAGCTAGTCTTTAATCCGGCCCTCTTGGCTGCTGGTCCTGGATTGGGCGCGGCAGTAGGGATTGTTGCGGGCATGTACCCCGCCTGGCGTGCTTCAAAAATTGCTCCCGCAGTAGCTCTCCGCACATAG
- a CDS encoding alpha/beta fold hydrolase encodes MTDTLAEFNPLPHTFDWEGRHVRWASFGAGPTVVFCHGTPWSSALWRSIANATAVGYTVYLWDMPGYGQSSKDEDHPVSLDVQARLFADLLEYWDLDAPHVVAHDYGGAVSLRAHLLHGCEYTSLSLIDVVALKPWGSDFFRLVRDNADVFKQVPPAVHEGAVKAYISTASHRGLTLEMENLLSLPWLGAEGQRAFYQQIAEADERFTDEIEPLYKTIRTPTTIMWGEDDTWIPVDRAHRLAEMVPNARLHLVKRAGHLAQTDQPEALTAAILEALGRAET; translated from the coding sequence ATGACTGATACACTTGCTGAGTTTAATCCTCTTCCGCACACTTTCGACTGGGAAGGTCGTCATGTCCGTTGGGCTAGCTTTGGCGCTGGTCCAACTGTAGTTTTCTGTCATGGGACACCCTGGTCGTCAGCGTTGTGGCGGTCAATCGCAAACGCTACTGCGGTGGGGTACACCGTCTATCTGTGGGATATGCCTGGCTACGGCCAATCCTCCAAAGATGAAGACCATCCTGTTTCTCTTGACGTTCAGGCGCGACTTTTTGCGGACCTACTCGAGTACTGGGATCTGGATGCTCCGCATGTGGTCGCGCACGACTACGGTGGCGCCGTTTCCTTGCGGGCTCATCTTTTGCATGGTTGTGAATACACTTCCTTGTCGCTTATTGATGTTGTGGCCCTTAAACCGTGGGGTTCGGATTTCTTCCGTCTTGTCAGAGACAATGCCGACGTGTTCAAGCAGGTACCGCCCGCCGTTCATGAAGGTGCTGTCAAGGCGTACATTTCTACGGCGTCTCACCGAGGACTAACGCTCGAGATGGAGAACTTGCTGTCACTACCGTGGCTCGGAGCTGAAGGGCAACGGGCTTTCTATCAGCAGATCGCTGAAGCGGACGAACGTTTCACCGACGAAATTGAGCCGCTATATAAGACCATACGGACACCGACGACGATTATGTGGGGCGAGGACGATACTTGGATACCCGTGGACAGGGCTCACCGGTTGGCCGAGATGGTTCCGAATGCCCGACTCCATCTGGTGAAACGCGCAGGTCACTTGGCTCAAACTGATCAACCAGAAGCTCTCACCGCAGCCATATTGGAAGCGCTCGGCCGAGCCGAAACATGA
- a CDS encoding beta-N-acetylhexosaminidase, producing the protein MRRRICLIPQPQKMREADGQLAVSDLTEIVASQQRDRDLAVLLSQRLFSGTGHYLPVVEQKSGNGRSVVLSSDADLDASEIAEVAQERYELTVDSDGVVLQGATPAALSRAVATFKQLLPSDAFRRGGGTTAATIPFVSIEDQPRLRWRGMMIDTVRHFQPKAFILDLIDQAWLHRMNVVQLHLTDDQGWRIDIPSRPKLREVSAWRSETVTGHALLEGPGDGTPHGGYYTLDDLREIVAYARQRHITVVPEINMPGHTRAALAAYPELGLAEKQPVATTFGVFFEVLEPTEETLKFSEDVFAVVTDVFDSPVIHIGGDEVPLEQWEKSSNAAEIMSRHGYDDLRQVQGWFAQAFGEQLAKHGRRIAGWDEVLGAGAPNDTIVTVWRNEGYAVRAADKGYDAIVAPEPYAYLDHYESEDTNEPLRIHGQTSVGKIEKWDPVPEGLDGSQIYGAQCQLWAEYLPTPRDVEYALFPRLAAFSDAAWSEMEVRQADPVSERIAEGYIERLEAQGVNHRPLDGPLPWQQGGTGVRRRWDRTYVAMEMDEEKFVYTADE; encoded by the coding sequence ATGCGCCGCCGCATTTGCCTCATCCCACAGCCTCAGAAGATGCGCGAGGCTGACGGGCAATTGGCCGTTTCCGATCTCACTGAAATCGTCGCCTCTCAGCAGCGAGACCGTGACCTAGCGGTACTGCTGTCGCAGAGGCTTTTTTCCGGAACCGGGCATTACCTGCCCGTGGTGGAGCAGAAATCCGGCAACGGTCGGTCGGTCGTCCTCTCATCGGACGCTGACCTGGACGCCTCGGAGATCGCCGAGGTCGCTCAGGAACGCTATGAACTGACCGTCGACTCCGACGGCGTGGTGTTGCAGGGGGCGACTCCCGCCGCACTGTCGCGTGCCGTCGCGACGTTCAAGCAATTGCTGCCCAGTGACGCCTTCCGCCGAGGCGGCGGTACGACCGCGGCGACCATTCCGTTCGTGAGCATTGAAGACCAACCGCGTCTGCGGTGGCGTGGAATGATGATCGATACCGTACGTCATTTCCAGCCGAAGGCCTTCATCCTCGATCTGATCGATCAGGCTTGGCTGCACCGGATGAACGTGGTGCAGTTGCATTTGACCGACGATCAGGGCTGGCGCATCGACATCCCCAGCCGCCCCAAACTGCGCGAGGTATCGGCCTGGCGCAGCGAGACCGTTACGGGACACGCGCTGTTGGAGGGGCCCGGCGACGGGACCCCGCACGGCGGTTACTACACGCTCGACGACCTGCGCGAGATCGTGGCGTACGCGCGGCAACGCCACATTACCGTGGTTCCCGAAATCAACATGCCCGGCCACACTCGCGCGGCACTGGCCGCGTACCCGGAACTCGGCCTGGCCGAAAAGCAGCCGGTCGCCACTACCTTCGGGGTCTTCTTCGAGGTACTGGAGCCGACCGAGGAGACTCTGAAATTCAGCGAAGACGTCTTCGCCGTCGTCACCGACGTATTCGACTCGCCGGTCATTCACATCGGTGGAGACGAGGTGCCGCTGGAACAGTGGGAGAAGTCGTCCAATGCCGCCGAGATCATGTCCCGGCACGGCTACGACGACCTGCGTCAGGTGCAAGGCTGGTTCGCCCAAGCGTTCGGGGAACAGCTGGCCAAGCACGGCCGCCGGATCGCCGGTTGGGACGAAGTGTTGGGAGCCGGTGCTCCCAATGACACGATAGTGACGGTGTGGCGCAACGAAGGTTATGCCGTTCGCGCCGCCGACAAGGGTTATGACGCGATCGTCGCGCCGGAACCGTACGCCTACCTCGACCACTACGAATCGGAAGACACGAACGAGCCCTTGCGGATTCACGGGCAGACCAGTGTCGGCAAGATCGAGAAATGGGACCCGGTACCGGAAGGACTGGACGGCAGCCAGATTTACGGTGCGCAGTGCCAGCTGTGGGCCGAGTATCTGCCTACGCCACGGGATGTGGAGTACGCTCTGTTCCCGCGCTTGGCCGCGTTCTCCGATGCAGCCTGGTCGGAAATGGAGGTCCGCCAAGCCGACCCGGTGTCGGAGCGAATCGCCGAAGGCTACATCGAGCGCCTGGAGGCGCAGGGGGTCAACCATCGGCCGTTGGACGGTCCGTTGCCGTGGCAGCAGGGCGGCACGGGAGTGCGCCGTCGCTGGGACCGGACGTATGTAGCGATGGAGATGGACGAAGAAAAGTTCGTCTACACCGCCGACGAGTAA
- a CDS encoding hemolysin family protein: MTTTTALVVSVALLIFNAFFVAAEFALVASRSHRLEQIGTRTSRNALDATRNLSIMLAGAQLGITACTVGLGALAEPAIAKLIEPPLHEVGLRAAAHPVAFTIALIIVVFLHMVLGEMMPKSWAISHPESSATILIWPFRGFIILAKPIIVALNAMANGLLRLMKVEPADEKAQAHSPQELRYLLSTSAEAGLLEEPERDILTHAIEVQERTVGEVAVPWNNVVTVSVQATAPEVERRSRETGRSRLVVVGLDNRPVGLVHVRQAVLASHGTTARDLAVAPLLTPTDMTVSAAVALMKRQHAQLALVTGADYQVVGLVGMEDLLEEIMGEFYDETDRG; the protein is encoded by the coding sequence ATGACCACGACAACGGCACTGGTGGTGTCGGTGGCCCTGCTCATCTTCAACGCCTTCTTCGTAGCGGCGGAGTTCGCGCTCGTCGCCTCCCGCAGCCACCGCCTGGAACAAATCGGAACCCGGACGTCACGTAACGCCCTCGACGCCACCAGAAACCTGTCCATCATGCTGGCCGGGGCGCAACTCGGCATCACCGCCTGCACCGTCGGACTGGGTGCGCTCGCCGAACCCGCCATCGCCAAACTCATCGAACCTCCCTTGCACGAGGTCGGCCTCAGAGCCGCCGCGCACCCCGTCGCCTTCACCATCGCCTTGATCATCGTGGTCTTCCTTCATATGGTGCTGGGCGAAATGATGCCCAAATCCTGGGCCATCAGCCACCCGGAAAGCTCGGCGACCATTCTCATCTGGCCCTTCCGAGGCTTCATCATCCTGGCCAAACCCATCATCGTCGCCCTCAACGCCATGGCCAACGGATTGCTGCGCCTCATGAAGGTCGAACCCGCCGACGAGAAAGCACAAGCCCACTCACCGCAGGAACTGCGCTATCTCCTCAGTACCTCGGCAGAAGCGGGACTCCTGGAAGAACCCGAACGCGACATCCTCACCCATGCCATCGAAGTGCAGGAACGCACCGTCGGAGAAGTGGCCGTGCCATGGAACAACGTGGTCACCGTGTCGGTCCAGGCAACCGCGCCGGAGGTGGAACGGCGTTCCCGCGAGACGGGGCGCTCGCGCCTGGTGGTCGTCGGGCTCGACAATCGCCCGGTCGGTCTGGTGCACGTACGTCAGGCGGTTTTGGCCTCGCACGGCACCACCGCGCGTGACTTGGCGGTGGCTCCCTTGTTGACGCCGACCGATATGACCGTGTCGGCGGCGGTGGCGTTGATGAAGCGCCAACACGCGCAGCTGGCCCTGGTGACCGGGGCGGATTACCAGGTCGTAGGTCTGGTCGGAATGGAAGATCTGCTTGAGGAGATCATGGGGGAGTTTTACGACGAGACCGATCGCGGATAG
- a CDS encoding hemolysin family protein: MLILFGLAIILAVTAATGFFVALEFAYTAVDRTRLHDIHDNDPSRAPQAKRALHIVSKLSFALSGAQLGITVTALFVGFFAEPYLGRGLANVFGLAGVPAAVGTTVGVVLSFLLANAIQMIIGELGPKNLAIARTESLALWLSRPTQVYLAVFGPLIRFFDAASTKMLRMIGIHPVEELEHTATTEDLHHIIDHSRDEGTLGAELSQLLDRGLDFSDITAEQASTPRVEVETLPADATVADAVTALHTGHSRFPIVGNDVDDVRGVIGLADIVGVDREQRASTPAVAVADPALLVPGSLPLPQVLDNMRHQHRQMVCVVDEYGGFDGIITWEDLAEELVGDIRDEQDRYEAGPVALRGGAWIIPGRWRIDEIADATGIKLPDSPHYETIGGLVMAHLGRIPYKDDAVTVPVESEDAQPMRAELIVISIGRHVPQAVELRPLEADEREESS; encoded by the coding sequence GTGCTAATACTGTTCGGGCTCGCCATTATCCTCGCCGTCACGGCCGCCACCGGGTTCTTCGTTGCCCTGGAATTCGCTTACACCGCGGTCGATCGAACCAGACTGCACGACATTCACGACAACGATCCGTCCCGTGCTCCACAGGCCAAACGGGCCCTCCACATCGTTTCCAAACTCTCCTTCGCCCTGTCCGGCGCCCAACTGGGCATCACCGTCACCGCGCTGTTCGTCGGCTTCTTCGCCGAACCGTACCTGGGACGCGGACTGGCCAACGTCTTCGGTCTCGCCGGAGTCCCCGCCGCCGTCGGCACGACCGTCGGGGTGGTCCTCTCCTTCCTGCTGGCCAACGCCATCCAAATGATCATCGGGGAACTCGGACCCAAGAACCTCGCCATCGCCCGCACCGAAAGCCTGGCGCTCTGGCTGTCGCGCCCCACCCAGGTCTACCTCGCCGTGTTCGGCCCCCTGATTCGCTTCTTCGACGCCGCTTCCACGAAAATGCTGCGTATGATCGGGATTCATCCGGTCGAAGAACTCGAACACACCGCCACCACCGAAGACCTCCACCACATCATCGACCACTCGCGCGACGAGGGAACCCTGGGAGCCGAACTGTCCCAACTACTCGACCGGGGACTGGACTTCAGCGACATCACCGCCGAACAGGCCTCCACACCACGCGTCGAAGTGGAAACCCTCCCCGCCGACGCCACCGTCGCCGACGCCGTCACCGCCCTGCACACCGGACACTCCCGTTTCCCCATCGTGGGAAACGACGTCGACGACGTACGCGGCGTGATCGGACTGGCCGACATCGTCGGAGTCGACCGCGAACAACGCGCCTCGACGCCCGCCGTGGCCGTCGCCGACCCCGCCCTGCTCGTGCCCGGCTCGCTACCGCTGCCGCAAGTGCTCGACAACATGCGCCACCAACACCGCCAAATGGTGTGCGTCGTCGACGAATACGGCGGCTTCGACGGCATCATCACCTGGGAAGACCTTGCCGAAGAACTCGTCGGCGACATCCGCGATGAACAAGACCGCTACGAAGCCGGCCCGGTCGCACTGCGCGGTGGAGCCTGGATCATTCCCGGACGCTGGCGTATCGACGAAATCGCCGACGCCACCGGAATCAAACTCCCCGACAGTCCCCACTACGAAACCATCGGCGGCCTCGTCATGGCTCACCTCGGACGCATACCGTATAAAGACGACGCCGTCACCGTTCCCGTCGAAAGTGAGGACGCGCAGCCGATGCGGGCCGAGTTGATCGTCATCTCCATCGGACGCCACGTACCTCAGGCCGTCGAACTGCGACCGCTCGAGGCCGACGAGCGAGAGGAGAGCTCATGA
- a CDS encoding heat shock protein transcriptional repressor HspR produces the protein MRFTVSEDDADFEAKILTISAAADMAGMHPQTLRQYDQIGLVEAGRTPGGARRYSARDVRELREVQRLSQDEGINLAGIKRILDLQRELSNAQSQTATLVDKLRQAQAELAEVHAMASMFGKQVAVRQTREIAVWRPKQR, from the coding sequence ATACGGTTTACAGTCTCGGAAGACGACGCCGACTTCGAAGCCAAAATCCTCACCATCTCCGCTGCGGCGGACATGGCCGGGATGCACCCGCAAACCCTACGCCAATACGACCAGATCGGCCTCGTCGAAGCGGGCCGCACCCCCGGCGGAGCACGACGCTACTCCGCTCGCGACGTCCGCGAACTACGCGAGGTACAACGCCTCAGCCAAGACGAAGGCATCAACCTCGCCGGCATCAAACGCATTCTCGACCTGCAACGCGAGTTGAGCAATGCCCAGTCGCAAACGGCGACCCTGGTCGACAAACTCCGCCAAGCCCAGGCCGAACTCGCCGAAGTCCACGCCATGGCGAGTATGTTCGGAAAACAGGTCGCCGTGCGCCAAACCCGCGAGATCGCGGTATGGAGACCCAAACAGCGCTAG